From the Candidatus Krumholzibacteriota bacterium genome, one window contains:
- the hpt gene encoding hypoxanthine phosphoribosyltransferase, protein MYTISSDKIQMRVRELGLEISEDYKNSTPVFITLLKGAFIFLADLVRELTIPHEIDFITLSSYRNGLQRSKTIEINNLIRNNIEERDIIIVDEIIDTGNTLSKLMNNLLDAGAKSIKICTLLDKQTKREVEIPIDYKGFSIPDVFVIGYGLDFKEHFRHLSFIRELTSDLREMDGINEQFSKIEKEIKEQRI, encoded by the coding sequence ATGTATACTATATCTTCAGATAAAATACAGATGAGGGTCAGGGAGCTTGGGCTTGAAATATCAGAGGATTATAAAAATTCAACACCTGTCTTCATAACCCTTCTTAAAGGCGCTTTTATCTTCCTGGCAGATCTGGTCAGAGAACTTACAATCCCCCATGAAATTGATTTTATCACTCTGTCGAGCTACAGAAACGGCCTTCAGAGAAGTAAAACCATTGAAATCAATAACCTTATACGAAACAATATAGAGGAGAGAGATATAATAATAGTTGATGAAATAATCGACACCGGCAACACACTCTCAAAACTGATGAATAATTTACTCGATGCCGGAGCAAAAAGTATAAAGATCTGCACTCTTCTTGATAAACAGACAAAAAGGGAGGTAGAAATACCGATTGACTATAAAGGGTTTAGTATACCGGATGTGTTTGTGATCGGATATGGACTGGATTTTAAGGAACATTTCAGGCATCTGTCATTTATAAGAGAATTGACGTCTGATCTTAGAGAGATGGACGGGATAAACGAACAATTCTCAAAAATAGAAAAAGAAATCAAGGAGCAGAGGATTTAG
- the tilS gene encoding tRNA lysidine(34) synthetase TilS has product MNCILEVEKWIKEKSLINPGSRVIAAVSGGADSMAMLTILRGLKDKLNITLGAAHLDHGIRKVSKDEKKLVADYCKKINIPLISALRDTPAAAVRKGKGIEETARILRYEFLKQSAEEFRASVVALGHNQDDQTETILHHIIRGSGLRGLMGIPEKRGIFIRPVLCCSGKDLEQFLKTRNIRFATDKSNLDISYTRNRIRKHLLPMLRDEFNPSIDKSLIKLAENISEGFNMFSSRVERIAEEYGEENRVKIPLEELKGISDFEIYLLIDTVLKNYFDIHQDIEKCHFDAAKSLLRSCQSGRKINLPHGITITLEQIHLRISKDTADNLSRRTETTIPESGEYDLPSWNLTVNIEKLSGTENLSPISSDNEAYLGSVFFPIRIRERKQGDRIRPFGMRGSKKLSDIMIDNKISLSVRNRIPVFEDKKGIIWIPGVTTDERTRISKKTEQIIRIKLTKHN; this is encoded by the coding sequence ATGAATTGTATCCTTGAAGTCGAGAAATGGATTAAGGAGAAATCTTTAATCAACCCCGGAAGCCGCGTGATCGCGGCAGTATCCGGCGGGGCAGATTCAATGGCCATGCTGACAATTCTCCGCGGACTGAAAGACAAACTGAACATCACTCTTGGAGCCGCGCATCTTGATCACGGAATTCGCAAAGTATCAAAGGATGAGAAAAAACTGGTCGCTGACTACTGTAAAAAAATAAATATTCCCCTGATATCGGCTTTAAGAGATACACCGGCGGCTGCGGTTAGAAAGGGGAAAGGAATTGAAGAAACCGCCAGAATTCTCCGTTATGAATTCCTTAAGCAAAGCGCGGAAGAGTTCAGAGCCTCCGTTGTGGCTTTAGGGCATAATCAGGATGATCAGACCGAAACAATTTTACATCACATCATCAGGGGATCAGGATTAAGAGGTTTAATGGGAATTCCCGAAAAAAGAGGTATATTTATACGGCCGGTTCTTTGCTGCAGTGGAAAGGATCTTGAACAATTTCTCAAAACTCGAAATATCAGATTTGCAACCGACAAGAGCAATCTTGATATCAGCTACACGCGCAATAGAATTCGAAAGCATCTGCTTCCCATGCTTCGTGATGAATTCAATCCCTCGATAGATAAATCGCTGATCAAACTGGCTGAAAACATCTCCGAAGGATTTAATATGTTTAGTTCGAGGGTAGAGCGCATCGCCGAAGAATACGGAGAAGAAAACAGGGTCAAAATTCCTTTAGAAGAACTCAAAGGAATAAGCGATTTTGAAATTTACCTTCTGATAGATACTGTTTTAAAGAATTATTTCGATATCCACCAGGATATCGAAAAGTGTCACTTCGACGCCGCAAAATCACTTCTGCGTTCGTGTCAATCGGGCAGGAAAATCAATTTACCTCATGGTATAACGATAACTCTTGAGCAAATTCACCTGCGTATTTCAAAGGATACAGCTGATAATCTCTCAAGGCGGACTGAAACAACCATTCCCGAGTCAGGCGAATACGATCTTCCCTCCTGGAATTTAACCGTCAATATAGAAAAGCTGTCCGGAACTGAAAACCTATCTCCCATCTCTTCTGATAATGAAGCATACCTCGGCTCAGTCTTCTTCCCGATTAGAATCAGGGAAAGGAAGCAAGGTGACAGGATAAGGCCGTTTGGTATGAGGGGCAGTAAAAAATTAAGCGATATTATGATTGATAATAAGATTTCTCTGTCTGTCAGAAACCGTATTCCAGTTTTCGAGGATAAAAAAGGGATAATATGGATACCCGGTGTCACAACAGATGAGAGAACCAGGATATCAAAGAAAACAGAGCAGATAATTCGAATAAAACTAACAAAGCATAATTGA
- the ilvC gene encoding ketol-acid reductoisomerase, with the protein MNYYSSNDADSSVLDGRNIVVLGYGNQGRPQALNLRDSGLKVSVAARRGGESWQRAIDDGFRVVTLEEGAKEAQVLILLIPDEIQRDVFLDQIAGNLEYGSVLCFAHGFSVAFREIQTSDYVQVLVAPKGQGKRVREAYLEGSGLPCLIGVENDLYGDGMKVGLAIAEGLGCLRVGAFETTFKEEAVSDIFGEQAVLCGGVTGLVKCAFDTLVSKGFSPEVAYFECMHELKILVDIFSRIGFSEMRKVISTTAAYGGLRYGEALIDEETGSKMEKLFEFIDSGEFARDWLDKSAANRDFLVELREKESELLIEKIGREIRSLFPENK; encoded by the coding sequence ATGAATTATTACTCATCAAATGACGCTGACAGTTCTGTCCTAGATGGAAGAAATATCGTTGTTCTGGGATATGGTAATCAGGGACGTCCCCAGGCTTTGAACTTAAGAGACAGCGGATTGAAAGTGTCTGTCGCGGCCAGAAGGGGGGGAGAGAGCTGGCAAAGAGCGATTGATGACGGGTTCAGAGTGGTAACACTGGAAGAAGGAGCAAAAGAAGCTCAAGTACTTATTTTGCTCATACCTGATGAAATACAGCGAGACGTGTTCTTAGATCAGATAGCCGGCAATCTGGAGTACGGCTCCGTGCTGTGTTTCGCCCATGGATTTTCCGTTGCTTTCAGAGAAATTCAAACCTCAGATTATGTCCAGGTTCTTGTTGCTCCAAAGGGACAGGGTAAGAGAGTCAGGGAAGCATATCTGGAAGGAAGCGGCCTTCCGTGTCTGATAGGTGTGGAAAATGACCTCTACGGAGACGGGATGAAAGTTGGTCTGGCAATAGCTGAAGGGCTCGGATGTCTCAGGGTAGGAGCATTTGAAACAACATTCAAGGAAGAAGCCGTAAGCGATATTTTCGGTGAGCAGGCCGTGCTGTGCGGGGGAGTCACGGGGCTTGTCAAATGTGCTTTTGACACACTGGTGAGCAAAGGATTCAGCCCCGAAGTAGCGTATTTTGAGTGTATGCATGAGTTAAAGATCTTAGTCGACATATTTTCACGGATTGGTTTTTCGGAAATGAGAAAAGTAATAAGCACTACAGCGGCATACGGAGGATTACGTTACGGTGAGGCGCTTATTGACGAGGAAACCGGCAGTAAGATGGAGAAACTCTTTGAATTTATAGACAGTGGTGAGTTTGCCCGGGACTGGCTGGATAAATCCGCCGCCAATAGGGATTTTCTTGTTGAGCTTCGCGAGAAAGAAAGTGAGTTGCTGATCGAAAAAATCGGCAGGGAAATAAGGAGCCTGTTCCCGGAGAATAAATGA
- the gltX gene encoding glutamate--tRNA ligase yields the protein MNKDKSHIRVRFAPSPTGHLHVGGARTALYNYLYARKTGGKFILRIEDTDVKRSTEESYEGIIDAMEWLGLESDEGPLAGGDYGPYTQSGRNVLYHNEVRKLLDAGKAYYCFCTPERLKEMRFEMEEKKLPAKYDGRCRKLSESEVEERLSKGVPHVIRFKMPSEGNVFFRDIVRGKFTFDNANLDDFVLIKSDGKPTYNFAVVVDDAHMKISHVIRGDDHISNTPRQVSLYHALGYKVPKFAHLPMILGRDRARLSKRHGATSIAYYRKRHYLAEGLLNYLALLGWSLDGKRELFTRKALIDKFSLKKVSKNPAVFDNDKMEWINSEHLKKISLVGKISLVQDVLDEEGLIPPEFDVDITKPVDLKIVPEEEDIKEEKIRNYKMADKEIKRLGTIINVLGNRLKLLKDVPDIMGYFYTDNYSVDEEAVRTHLLRSEVPDRMNKLADEFEKLKYFDRESVEKALRDLAFALEITAGELIHPCRVALTGKIVSPDIFWVVILLGKNKTVERLRNAAELYSSI from the coding sequence ATGAATAAGGATAAGAGTCATATCAGAGTTAGATTCGCTCCCAGTCCAACGGGGCACCTGCATGTTGGAGGCGCGAGGACCGCGCTCTATAACTATCTTTACGCCAGGAAGACAGGGGGCAAATTTATACTTAGAATTGAAGATACAGACGTAAAGAGGTCAACCGAGGAATCCTACGAAGGGATAATCGACGCGATGGAATGGTTGGGGCTCGAATCTGATGAGGGGCCTTTAGCGGGGGGTGATTACGGGCCATATACACAATCAGGAAGAAATGTGCTGTATCATAATGAAGTACGGAAACTTTTAGATGCCGGCAAAGCTTATTATTGTTTCTGTACTCCTGAAAGGCTAAAAGAGATGAGATTTGAAATGGAAGAAAAGAAACTTCCAGCTAAATATGACGGCAGGTGCCGGAAGTTGTCTGAGTCAGAGGTGGAGGAAAGGCTTTCAAAAGGGGTTCCTCATGTCATTCGTTTTAAAATGCCGAGTGAAGGAAATGTCTTTTTCAGAGATATTGTAAGGGGAAAATTCACTTTTGATAACGCGAATCTGGACGATTTTGTTCTCATAAAGTCAGACGGCAAACCTACTTATAATTTTGCCGTTGTTGTTGACGATGCCCACATGAAGATTTCCCATGTTATAAGAGGCGATGATCACATTTCAAACACACCCAGACAGGTTAGTCTTTATCACGCGCTGGGATATAAAGTCCCGAAGTTTGCTCACCTTCCGATGATTCTCGGAAGGGACAGGGCCAGGCTCAGCAAGAGGCACGGCGCGACTTCAATAGCTTACTACAGAAAACGTCATTATCTCGCTGAAGGACTGCTGAATTACCTGGCTCTTCTGGGATGGTCGCTTGACGGTAAAAGGGAACTCTTTACGCGTAAAGCCCTTATCGATAAATTTTCACTTAAAAAAGTTTCAAAGAACCCCGCTGTATTTGATAATGACAAGATGGAATGGATTAATTCAGAACATTTAAAAAAGATCTCTCTTGTGGGTAAAATTTCCCTGGTACAGGATGTGTTGGATGAAGAAGGATTGATCCCGCCCGAATTTGATGTGGATATTACTAAACCGGTTGATCTTAAAATTGTGCCGGAAGAAGAAGATATAAAAGAAGAGAAGATACGCAATTATAAAATGGCAGATAAAGAAATCAAACGGCTTGGTACAATTATCAATGTTCTCGGCAACCGCCTTAAACTACTGAAAGATGTGCCGGATATAATGGGCTATTTCTATACTGATAATTACAGTGTGGATGAAGAAGCCGTAAGGACACATCTCTTGAGAAGTGAAGTCCCGGATCGTATGAATAAACTGGCCGATGAATTTGAGAAACTTAAATATTTTGATAGAGAATCAGTTGAAAAAGCCCTGAGAGATCTTGCATTTGCTCTTGAAATTACCGCGGGAGAGCTTATTCATCCCTGCAGGGTGGCTCTTACGGGCAAGATAGTTTCTCCTGACATATTCTGGGTTGTTATTCTGTTGGGTAAGAATAAAACTGTAGAGAGACTCAGAAATGCTGCTGAACTGTATTCAAGTATATAA
- a CDS encoding zinc ribbon domain-containing protein — protein MPIYEFICNKCGNEFEELVKSSESKVRCPRCNSTKIDKCFSAFSSSGGSCSSNSSNPFGGG, from the coding sequence ATGCCGATTTACGAATTTATATGTAATAAATGCGGAAATGAATTTGAAGAACTGGTAAAATCGAGTGAATCAAAGGTAAGATGTCCGCGTTGTAATTCAACTAAAATTGACAAATGCTTTTCCGCTTTCAGTTCATCCGGAGGAAGCTGTTCTTCTAATTCCAGTAATCCCTTTGGAGGCGGATGA
- a CDS encoding metalloregulator ArsR/SmtB family transcription factor, producing MKDVENRSAYDIMAKRLKALADSNRLRIIHSICDGEKNVTSLTNEIGLNQASISKHLRILREENLVVSRREHRKIFYSLSDNLPPKICKLVLESLKNSNRSDGDIIDNYSWQSKERGN from the coding sequence ATGAAAGACGTTGAAAACAGATCCGCTTACGATATTATGGCTAAACGCCTCAAGGCGCTTGCCGACAGCAACCGTCTTAGAATAATTCACTCCATTTGTGACGGTGAGAAAAATGTCACATCCCTCACCAATGAGATAGGACTAAACCAGGCAAGTATTTCAAAACACCTGCGGATCCTCCGCGAGGAGAACCTCGTGGTATCAAGAAGGGAACACAGAAAGATATTCTACAGCCTTTCTGACAACCTTCCGCCAAAAATCTGCAAACTTGTACTCGAATCGCTCAAGAACAGCAATAGAAGCGACGGCGATATTATTGATAATTACAGCTGGCAATCAAAAGAACGAGGTAACTAA
- a CDS encoding Na+/H+ antiporter NhaC family protein produces the protein MFSLTLLLCTAARAKDAGRIVTLENISLHFDLSSTIAEGNFSARDTLRIFLDDSLLSRTSAPVLAQRGINLKVDEAGSHKLEITGSGKSVTLKIFSINGLLSIIPPIIAIIFALAFRQVVIALFAGVWIGSFILTGYRPISSLFDIISHYIPQTLAGPSEGIDHISIIIFTLLLGGVVGITSRMGGMRGIVNTVSKLATTARRGQFTVWLMGIMIFFDDYTNTLVVGNSMRPLTDKLRISREKLSYIVDSTAAPITCLAVITSWIGFQISLLGQAFNSIGIDRNPLTAFISSLPYSFYPILALLFVLFIIYTKRDYSLMYKAEMRARKTGKLSSETAQPASTLDSESVSMAENASPVFANGIIPIATVIAVSFAGLVLTGKASLAEAGVDSSSIFEAIKESNSFTALLWGSFSGCITAAVLALSQKLLTLNETIEALVNGIKSMMPAILILVLAWSIGEICSELHTADFLVNSLSEVISVRYLPMIVFVLAMGISFSTGTSWGTLSILTPIVIPMVFGTAKIAGLEGPEFNPILFSSIAAILSGAIFGDHCSPISDTTIMSSMASGADHVDHVKTQLPYALTVGATSLVTGYLLVALGVPITVSLIISACLLFFIIRIFGKQTD, from the coding sequence GTGTTTTCCCTGACACTTCTATTATGTACAGCGGCTCGAGCAAAGGATGCAGGAAGGATAGTTACCCTCGAAAATATCTCCCTTCACTTTGACCTCTCATCAACTATTGCTGAAGGAAATTTTTCCGCACGGGATACCCTTCGAATCTTTCTTGATGATTCTCTGCTATCAAGAACTTCCGCTCCCGTATTAGCTCAGCGCGGGATTAATCTAAAGGTGGATGAAGCGGGCAGTCACAAACTCGAAATTACAGGTAGTGGAAAATCTGTAACCCTGAAAATCTTTTCAATCAACGGTCTTCTTTCTATTATCCCTCCGATAATCGCCATTATCTTCGCGCTTGCCTTCAGGCAGGTGGTAATTGCTCTCTTTGCCGGCGTATGGATCGGATCCTTTATCCTGACCGGATACCGTCCTATATCTTCACTATTTGATATTATCAGCCATTACATACCACAAACACTTGCCGGTCCATCGGAAGGTATAGATCATATTTCAATAATTATTTTTACTCTTCTCCTCGGAGGTGTTGTCGGCATTACCTCCAGGATGGGCGGAATGCGCGGAATAGTAAACACCGTTTCAAAACTCGCCACAACTGCCAGGCGCGGTCAATTTACAGTCTGGCTCATGGGAATTATGATCTTCTTCGATGATTACACAAATACTCTTGTGGTTGGAAATTCAATGCGTCCTCTAACAGACAAATTAAGAATTTCAAGAGAAAAGCTCTCTTATATTGTCGACTCAACAGCGGCCCCTATAACATGTCTTGCTGTTATCACCAGCTGGATAGGTTTTCAGATATCGCTTCTCGGCCAGGCCTTCAACTCAATAGGCATAGACAGGAATCCTCTAACTGCGTTCATATCATCTCTTCCCTACAGTTTCTATCCGATTCTCGCCCTCCTCTTTGTACTCTTTATAATATATACAAAAAGGGATTACTCTCTTATGTACAAGGCGGAAATGAGAGCGAGAAAAACAGGAAAGCTAAGCAGTGAGACAGCTCAACCGGCTTCAACGCTGGATTCTGAAAGTGTGTCTATGGCGGAAAATGCCAGTCCCGTTTTCGCCAACGGAATAATCCCTATAGCAACCGTTATAGCAGTTTCATTTGCCGGTCTTGTTTTAACGGGGAAAGCGTCTCTTGCTGAAGCGGGCGTAGATTCAAGCAGTATCTTCGAGGCTATCAAGGAATCAAACTCATTTACGGCTCTATTATGGGGGTCTTTTTCCGGCTGCATCACAGCCGCGGTCCTGGCCCTGTCACAGAAACTATTGACACTAAACGAAACGATTGAAGCTCTTGTAAACGGAATAAAATCGATGATGCCGGCAATTCTTATACTTGTTCTGGCCTGGTCCATAGGGGAAATATGCTCAGAGCTTCACACGGCCGACTTTCTTGTCAACTCGCTTTCAGAGGTTATTTCTGTACGCTATCTTCCAATGATTGTATTTGTTCTTGCCATGGGGATTTCCTTTTCAACGGGCACATCATGGGGAACTCTTTCTATACTGACACCCATAGTAATTCCCATGGTTTTCGGAACCGCAAAAATAGCCGGATTGGAAGGACCGGAATTCAACCCTATCCTTTTCTCATCAATCGCAGCTATCCTTTCCGGAGCAATCTTCGGAGATCACTGCTCACCGATCTCCGACACGACGATCATGTCATCTATGGCTTCGGGCGCTGATCACGTAGATCACGTAAAAACCCAGCTTCCTTACGCCCTTACAGTAGGCGCGACATCACTCGTAACCGGCTATCTGCTGGTAGCCCTTGGAGTACCAATTACAGTTTCTCTTATTATTTCTGCCTGCCTTCTTTTCTTTATTATAAGAATATTCGGGAAACAAACCGATTGA
- a CDS encoding YifB family Mg chelatase-like AAA ATPase has product MKNSGYEFPTKKVTVNLAPADIKKEGAAFDLPIAVGIILASDQAPARLEKKTIFLGELALDGRLKPVRGVLPVVWSAKKMGYRNVILPKASFKEAAAVRGVSFAPCGNLEEAIAALRGDFKMIDSPGPEKTERRKYELDYSQVIGQEAAKRALEVSAAGGHNLMMVGPPGSGKTMLAHRFPTVITQFDEEEALENARVLSVTGKLNGGPLNFERPFRAPHHSASYAGLIGGGRHITPGEISLAHNGVLFLDELSEFRRNVLETLRQPIEEGKIEISRANSTVTFPAKFQLIAAMNPCPCGYYGSGTGKCDCAPAQIRRYRSRISGPILDRIAIHIMVRAVDPERFENKAGGKIRTSSEIRKKIFASYILQRERYRKFKNIRRNADVPLSVLEEFCPLDRGALDLLSSAQKKLLFSARSRKNILQVARTIADLEGAEVIGAAHIGEAIQYRPSHFIESL; this is encoded by the coding sequence ATCAAGAATAGCGGATATGAATTTCCAACGAAGAAAGTAACGGTGAATCTGGCTCCGGCTGATATAAAAAAGGAGGGGGCGGCTTTTGACCTTCCGATCGCGGTTGGTATTATTCTGGCTAGCGACCAGGCTCCCGCCCGTCTTGAGAAAAAGACAATATTCCTCGGCGAACTGGCTTTAGACGGCCGCCTGAAACCTGTAAGGGGTGTTCTGCCGGTTGTCTGGAGCGCGAAAAAGATGGGCTATCGGAATGTTATCCTTCCCAAAGCGAGTTTTAAAGAGGCGGCGGCGGTAAGGGGAGTAAGTTTTGCTCCCTGTGGTAATCTTGAAGAGGCGATTGCCGCCTTGCGCGGAGATTTTAAGATGATTGATTCTCCGGGGCCTGAGAAAACAGAAAGAAGAAAGTATGAACTCGATTATTCACAGGTTATCGGGCAGGAAGCGGCCAAAAGGGCGCTGGAAGTTTCCGCTGCGGGCGGCCATAATCTTATGATGGTAGGGCCGCCCGGATCCGGCAAAACGATGCTTGCCCACAGGTTCCCAACTGTAATAACACAATTTGACGAAGAGGAAGCTCTGGAAAACGCCCGTGTGCTTAGTGTAACGGGCAAACTTAATGGAGGTCCACTTAATTTTGAGAGGCCTTTCAGAGCTCCTCATCATTCTGCGAGTTATGCGGGTCTTATTGGCGGCGGAAGACATATTACACCCGGGGAAATCTCCCTGGCGCATAACGGTGTGCTTTTTCTAGATGAGCTTAGTGAATTCAGAAGAAATGTCCTTGAAACTTTAAGGCAGCCTATAGAAGAGGGGAAAATTGAAATATCGAGGGCGAATTCCACGGTTACGTTCCCCGCAAAATTTCAGCTCATTGCCGCTATGAATCCCTGCCCCTGCGGTTATTACGGCAGCGGTACCGGCAAATGCGATTGCGCGCCGGCACAGATAAGAAGATACCGTTCGAGGATTTCCGGTCCCATACTGGATCGTATTGCTATTCATATCATGGTTAGAGCTGTTGATCCGGAAAGGTTTGAAAATAAAGCCGGCGGTAAGATTAGAACTTCTTCTGAAATAAGAAAGAAGATTTTTGCTTCATACATCTTACAGAGGGAAAGATACAGGAAATTTAAGAATATCCGCAGAAACGCCGACGTTCCTCTCTCGGTGCTCGAAGAATTCTGCCCCTTAGATAGAGGAGCTCTGGATCTTCTATCATCTGCCCAGAAGAAACTACTTTTCAGTGCCAGGAGCAGAAAGAATATACTTCAAGTCGCCAGAACTATTGCCGATCTCGAAGGAGCTGAAGTAATCGGAGCCGCTCATATTGGAGAGGCGATTCAGTACAGGCCTTCACACTTTATTGAATCGTTATGA